A genomic region of Terriglobia bacterium contains the following coding sequences:
- a CDS encoding IS3 family transposase, with protein LDIIDWIEGFYNRQRMHSSIDYKTPVDVESSAMTA; from the coding sequence GGCTCGATATCATCGACTGGATTGAAGGCTTCTATAATCGACAGCGCATGCATTCCTCGATCGACTATAAGACTCCAGTCGACGTGGAATCCAGCGCCATGACTGCGTAA